The nucleotide sequence CGCGAATCTCGCGCACTTGCCGGCTCCGCATCACGACCCAATTTTCGGGACGCGCGAGCCGATCGACCGGGATAAATTTTTCCATGATTCGATTTCCTTTGCGCCGCGCTCAGTAGGCCGTGCTTTTGCCGAAGCCGTGCACCAGCCGATCGATTTCTTCTTCCGTGAAGCCCGCGAGCAGCCGCGCCTCGCGCGCGATCGTGATCCCGCCGTCAATTTCGATTTCCCTGCCATCGACCATCTGCTTGATATGCGGCGCATCCTCGACGGTCGTGCGTCCACCGTTGAAATTGAACAGCGCATCGATATTGTCCTGGAAGGCCTGTGCCCGCGCGAGCCGCTCGGGATCGCCCTCGGTCAGCTTGCGCATCCACTTCGAACCCATCCGCACGTGCGTGATTTCGTCAGCGAGCACGTAATCGACCGCTCGTTCGATAACTTCGTCGCCTATGTTCTGCGCGAGCCTGATAAGCTGTTCGAACACGTCGCACGCGAGCCCCTCGAGGCC is from Candidatus Binatus sp. and encodes:
- a CDS encoding DUF455 family protein; the encoded protein is MQRMIPVDKLARPADHILLPAERLRNARVEQGLSPNSSMPYEEDFLKARLHGICAGEFQAMEAAGRTLYDFPDAPWEFQLDMARQVWDESRHAEIYLKLLEYVGSYYGEFPEGEVLWSCTQAEDPAARIAGINRGLEGLACDVFEQLIRLAQNIGDEVIERAVDYVLADEITHVRMGSKWMRKLTEGDPERLARAQAFQDNIDALFNFNGGRTTVEDAPHIKQMVDGREIEIDGGITIAREARLLAGFTEEEIDRLVHGFGKSTAY